A region from the Oceanidesulfovibrio marinus genome encodes:
- the rplJ gene encoding 50S ribosomal protein L10, whose protein sequence is MNRAEKAEVVEAIKAKADGARIAIVTDFKGMKVEETTALRVKLREAGVDYQVVKNTLARIAFTGGAHEVLNDKLKETCAVAFGYEDPVVAAKVLVDFAKGNKKFSIRYASLMGSYIEEKGIEDLSKLPGRPELLAKLLGTMNAVPQNFVGLLANVPRSFLNVLTAIKDQKEAA, encoded by the coding sequence GTGAACAGAGCCGAGAAGGCCGAAGTCGTAGAGGCCATCAAGGCGAAGGCGGACGGAGCACGTATCGCCATCGTGACCGACTTCAAGGGCATGAAGGTGGAAGAGACCACCGCGTTAAGGGTCAAGCTCCGCGAAGCGGGCGTCGACTATCAAGTCGTCAAAAACACCCTGGCACGGATCGCTTTCACCGGTGGCGCCCACGAGGTCTTGAACGACAAGCTCAAGGAAACGTGCGCCGTTGCCTTCGGTTACGAGGATCCTGTTGTCGCTGCGAAAGTTCTGGTGGACTTCGCCAAAGGCAACAAGAAGTTCTCGATTCGCTACGCCAGTCTGATGGGCTCGTACATCGAGGAGAAGGGTATTGAAGACCTCTCCAAGCTGCCCGGAAGACCGGAGCTGCTCGCCAAGCTCTTGGGCACCATGAATGCGGTGCCTCAGAACTTTGTGGGGCTGCTCGCCAACGTCCCCCGCTCTTTCCTCAACGTCCTTACCGCTATCAAGGACCAGAAAGAAGCGGCGTAA
- the rplL gene encoding 50S ribosomal protein L7/L12: protein MADITKEQVIEFISEMTVLDLAELIKELEEKFGVSAAAPVAAVAAMPGAGGGEAAAEEEEKTEFDVILKAAGGNKIAVIKVVRALTGLGLKEAKAKVDEAPQAIKEAVSKDDAEEAKKQLEEAGAEVEVK from the coding sequence ATGGCCGATATCACCAAAGAGCAAGTGATCGAATTTATTTCCGAAATGACCGTCCTCGACCTCGCCGAGCTCATCAAGGAGCTCGAGGAGAAGTTCGGTGTCTCCGCTGCCGCTCCCGTGGCTGCCGTGGCCGCCATGCCTGGCGCCGGCGGTGGCGAGGCTGCTGCTGAAGAGGAAGAGAAGACCGAGTTCGACGTCATTCTCAAGGCTGCCGGCGGCAACAAGATCGCCGTCATCAAGGTTGTCCGCGCCCTGACCGGCCTGGGCCTCAAGGAAGCCAAGGCCAAGGTGGACGAGGCTCCCCAGGCGATCAAGGAAGCCGTCTCCAAGGACGACGCCGAGGAAGCCAAGAAGCAGCTCGAAGAAGCCGGCGCCGAAGTCGAGGTCAAGTAA
- the rpoB gene encoding DNA-directed RNA polymerase subunit beta codes for MTQLVKKFGKIENTLPIPHLLDLQVESYKQFLQYDAAERKSDMGLEGVFRSVFPIEDFNKTASLEYVSYEIFDPEYDEAECMSKGLTFEAPIRIMVRLVVYDVDEESGNRTIRDIKEQPIYFGKIPLMTDKGTFIVNGTERVIVNQLQRSPGIIFEHDSGRSHSSRRVLYSCRIIPMRGSWLDFDFDHKDILYVRIDRRRKMPATILFKAMGMGKQEILDYFYQKEHFRLDGEAVLWEIEDGFFRKEKAAAEVKNAEGEVIVKEGQIINKRLFRMMLKNNTEAMQVDPSVLDGLYLSEDIVDPSTGEVIAEAGDEITGEIVENMREAEINRFAVLHTRGSDVSPSMRDTLMLDKTTDAESARIEIYRRLRPSSPPTPEIAESFFDNLFRNPDYYDLSAVGRYKLNSRLGLDRPLEERTLSDDDILESIKQLCKLKDSHGPADDIDHLGNRRVRPVGELVENQYRIGLVRMERAIKERMSLQEVATLMPHDLINPKPVAAVLKEFFGTSQLSQFMDQTNSLSEVTHKRRLSALGPGGLTRERAGFEVRDVHTSHYGRICPIETPEGPNIGLIVSLTTYSRVNDYGFIETPYRVVKDSQVTDEVFYLDATREADHVIAQANAPLDDEKRFVNPLVVTRVKGDVLMSPKEEVTLMDIAPSQMVSVSAALIPFLEHDDANRALMGSNMQRQAVPLLRTEIPLVGTGMEAVVAQDSGSCVIAEQAGTVYYADADRIIMGYGDNAPKYEKTGGVKTYELQKFHKSNQNSCFGQKPRVVTGQVVDKGEILADGPGIKDGELALGKNLLVAFMPWCGYNFEDSILISERVVKEDVYTSVHIEEFEVVARDTKLGPEEVTRDIPNVSEEMLRNLDESGIIRIGANVKADDILVGKITPKGETQLTPEEKLLRAIFGDKARDVKNTSLKVPPGIEGTIIDVKVFNRRSGEKDDRSRAIEDMELAKMDRVEAKNVYAITQTLREKIWTFIENKQLGTNLMGKKKGQVLAEAGHSMTREMLDEVPIKKLAGMFKSKEVNEQLQTLIDDYDRQVKVIKTLYDQKRSRVTEGDDLPPGVIKMVKVHIAVKRKLSVGDKMAGRHGNKGVVSCILPEEDMPFFADGTPMDIVLNPLGVPSRMNIGQIMETHLGRGAREIGALIAEKAKELTAPDVLRKDVKELLGSREMDPVIDAMSDEDLLAACKNVERGILTKTPVFDGASEDEIWGLLSQAGLPDDGKSVLYDGRTGDPFHNRVTVGIMYMLKLHHLVDEKIHARSTGPYSLVTQQPLGGKAQFGGQRLGEMEVWALEAYGAAHLLQEFLTVKSDDVTGRVKMYEKIVKGDNFLEAGLPESFNVLVKELMSLGLDVNLIEEERKKAKRAQ; via the coding sequence ATGACCCAGCTTGTCAAGAAATTCGGTAAGATCGAAAACACCCTGCCCATCCCCCACCTGCTCGACTTGCAGGTCGAGTCCTACAAGCAGTTCTTGCAGTACGACGCGGCTGAGCGCAAGTCGGACATGGGGCTCGAGGGTGTTTTCCGGTCCGTCTTCCCCATCGAGGATTTCAACAAGACCGCCAGCCTCGAGTATGTCAGCTACGAGATCTTTGATCCAGAGTATGACGAAGCCGAGTGCATGTCCAAGGGCCTCACCTTCGAGGCGCCTATTCGCATCATGGTGCGCCTCGTTGTCTACGATGTGGACGAGGAGTCGGGCAACCGCACCATCCGTGACATCAAGGAGCAGCCCATCTATTTCGGGAAGATCCCCCTGATGACAGATAAGGGGACCTTCATTGTCAATGGCACCGAGCGTGTCATCGTCAACCAGTTGCAGCGCTCGCCCGGCATCATCTTCGAGCACGACTCCGGCCGCTCCCACTCCAGCCGCCGCGTCCTCTACTCCTGCCGGATCATTCCCATGCGCGGCTCCTGGCTCGACTTCGACTTCGACCATAAGGACATCCTCTACGTCCGCATCGACCGCCGTCGCAAGATGCCGGCCACCATCCTGTTCAAGGCAATGGGCATGGGCAAGCAGGAGATCCTCGACTATTTCTACCAGAAGGAACACTTCCGTCTGGATGGCGAGGCCGTGCTCTGGGAGATCGAGGACGGCTTCTTCCGAAAGGAGAAGGCCGCGGCCGAGGTCAAGAACGCCGAAGGCGAGGTTATCGTCAAGGAAGGGCAGATCATCAACAAGCGCCTCTTCCGGATGATGCTCAAGAACAACACCGAGGCCATGCAGGTCGATCCTTCCGTGCTCGACGGCCTGTACCTTTCCGAGGATATTGTCGACCCGAGCACCGGCGAGGTCATCGCCGAGGCCGGCGACGAGATCACCGGCGAGATCGTGGAAAACATGCGCGAGGCCGAGATCAATCGCTTCGCCGTGCTGCATACCCGCGGCTCGGACGTGTCGCCCTCCATGCGCGACACCCTGATGCTCGACAAGACCACCGACGCCGAAAGTGCGCGGATCGAAATATACCGCAGGCTGCGTCCTTCCTCGCCGCCTACCCCGGAGATTGCGGAGTCCTTCTTTGACAACCTCTTCCGCAACCCGGACTACTACGACCTCTCCGCCGTGGGTCGCTACAAGCTCAACAGTCGCCTCGGTCTGGACCGGCCGCTGGAAGAGCGCACCCTGTCGGACGACGATATTCTCGAGTCCATCAAGCAGCTCTGCAAGCTGAAGGACTCCCACGGCCCGGCCGACGATATCGACCACCTGGGCAACCGCCGCGTGCGGCCTGTGGGCGAGCTCGTGGAGAACCAGTACCGCATCGGCCTGGTGCGCATGGAGCGCGCCATCAAGGAGCGCATGAGCCTCCAGGAAGTGGCCACGCTGATGCCCCACGACCTCATCAACCCCAAGCCCGTGGCTGCCGTGCTCAAGGAGTTCTTCGGAACTTCGCAGCTCTCGCAGTTCATGGACCAGACCAACTCCCTGTCCGAGGTCACCCATAAGCGGCGTCTCTCGGCACTGGGCCCCGGCGGCCTCACCCGCGAGCGCGCGGGCTTCGAAGTGCGCGACGTGCACACCTCGCACTACGGCCGCATCTGTCCCATCGAGACTCCTGAAGGTCCGAACATCGGCCTCATCGTCTCGCTGACTACATACTCCCGCGTCAACGACTACGGCTTTATCGAGACCCCGTACCGCGTGGTCAAGGACAGCCAGGTCACCGACGAGGTCTTCTACCTGGACGCCACCCGCGAAGCCGACCACGTCATCGCCCAGGCCAACGCGCCACTGGACGACGAAAAGCGCTTCGTCAATCCGCTGGTCGTTACCCGCGTGAAGGGCGACGTGCTCATGAGCCCCAAGGAAGAAGTGACGCTCATGGACATCGCGCCGTCGCAGATGGTCTCCGTGTCCGCGGCGCTCATTCCCTTCCTGGAGCACGACGACGCCAACCGCGCACTCATGGGTTCCAACATGCAGCGCCAGGCAGTGCCGCTGCTGCGCACCGAGATTCCACTGGTGGGCACGGGCATGGAAGCCGTCGTGGCTCAGGACTCCGGTTCCTGCGTCATCGCCGAGCAGGCCGGCACGGTCTACTACGCCGACGCCGACCGCATCATCATGGGCTACGGCGACAACGCGCCCAAGTATGAGAAGACCGGCGGCGTGAAGACCTACGAGCTGCAGAAGTTCCACAAGTCGAACCAGAACTCCTGCTTCGGCCAGAAGCCGCGCGTGGTTACCGGCCAGGTCGTGGACAAGGGCGAGATCCTTGCCGACGGTCCGGGCATCAAGGACGGCGAGTTGGCTCTGGGCAAGAACCTGCTCGTGGCGTTCATGCCCTGGTGCGGTTACAACTTCGAGGACTCCATCCTCATCTCCGAGCGCGTGGTCAAGGAGGACGTCTACACCTCCGTGCACATCGAGGAGTTCGAGGTGGTCGCCCGCGACACCAAGCTTGGACCGGAGGAGGTCACCCGCGACATCCCCAACGTCAGCGAAGAGATGCTCCGCAACCTCGATGAGAGCGGCATCATCCGCATCGGCGCCAACGTGAAGGCGGACGACATCCTGGTGGGTAAGATCACGCCCAAGGGCGAGACCCAGCTCACTCCGGAAGAGAAGCTGCTGCGCGCCATCTTCGGCGACAAGGCCCGCGACGTGAAGAACACCTCCCTCAAGGTTCCGCCGGGAATCGAGGGCACCATCATCGACGTCAAGGTCTTCAATCGCCGCTCCGGCGAGAAGGACGACCGCTCCCGCGCCATCGAGGACATGGAGCTGGCCAAGATGGACCGCGTGGAAGCCAAAAACGTCTACGCCATCACCCAGACCCTGCGCGAGAAGATCTGGACCTTCATCGAGAACAAGCAGCTGGGCACCAACCTCATGGGCAAGAAGAAGGGCCAGGTCCTTGCCGAGGCCGGCCACTCCATGACCCGCGAGATGCTGGACGAGGTGCCGATCAAGAAGCTCGCCGGCATGTTCAAGTCCAAGGAAGTGAACGAGCAGCTGCAGACCCTGATCGACGATTACGACCGCCAGGTGAAGGTGATCAAGACGCTGTACGACCAGAAACGCTCCCGGGTGACCGAGGGCGACGACCTGCCTCCCGGCGTCATCAAGATGGTCAAGGTCCACATCGCCGTGAAGCGCAAGCTCTCCGTGGGCGATAAGATGGCCGGCCGCCACGGCAACAAGGGCGTCGTCTCCTGCATTCTGCCGGAAGAGGACATGCCCTTCTTCGCCGACGGCACGCCGATGGACATCGTGCTCAACCCGCTGGGCGTGCCTTCGCGTATGAACATCGGGCAGATCATGGAGACCCACCTGGGCCGCGGCGCGCGCGAGATCGGCGCGTTGATTGCGGAAAAGGCCAAGGAGCTGACCGCTCCGGACGTGCTGCGCAAGGACGTCAAGGAGCTGCTCGGCTCGCGGGAGATGGATCCGGTCATCGATGCCATGAGCGACGAGGATCTGCTTGCGGCGTGCAAGAATGTCGAGCGCGGCATCCTGACCAAGACGCCGGTCTTTGACGGCGCCAGCGAGGACGAGATCTGGGGCCTTCTGTCCCAGGCCGGCCTGCCCGACGACGGCAAGTCCGTGCTTTACGACGGCCGCACCGGCGATCCGTTCCACAACCGTGTCACCGTGGGCATCATGTACATGCTCAAGCTGCACCACCTCGTGGATGAGAAAATCCACGCCCGCTCCACCGGCCCGTACTCTCTCGTTACGCAGCAGCCTCTGGGCGGTAAGGCCCAGTTCGGCGGCCAGCGTCTCGGTGAGATGGAGGTCTGGGCCCTGGAAGCGTATGGCGCGGCGCACCTGCTGCAGGAGTTCCTCACGGTCAAGTCCGACGACGTCACCGGACGCGTCAAGATGTACGAGAAGATCGTGAAGGGCGATAACTTCCTGGAAGCAGGCCTGCCCGAGTCGTTCAACGTCCTGGTCAAGGAGCTCATGAGCCTCGGCCTCGACGTGAACCTTATCGAAGAGGAACGCAAGAAGGCGAAGCGCGCCCAGTAG